A single region of the Triticum dicoccoides isolate Atlit2015 ecotype Zavitan chromosome 2B, WEW_v2.0, whole genome shotgun sequence genome encodes:
- the LOC119361793 gene encoding uncharacterized protein LOC119361793, with protein MICGPERSAAATRLACWAALLVASAGLIGGGGGSGSHRASASALALRREDSLARLPYGVVWVGGGGAEDPEADLPCRDGAASARTCEELGGSGSFDAVCVIASSTAALSRDACAHGSGSVEIRAGVSIACRVPGCRLVFNVSGTIAVGERAELVAGSVGLHAANVSLGRGSAVNTTGLAGAPPPQTSGTPHGPEGAGGGHGGRGASCKVSNDTNWGGDVYAWAFLDNPWSYGSKGGSLTADERLGGDGGGRVLLRASDILTVDGVVLAEGGVGSLQGGGGSGGSIMIKAFKLYGNGTISAGGGNGWGGGGGGRISLKFYSIQQDLEIIAHGGQSFGCPQNAGAAGTIYDKSLETLKVSNGNFTTHTETPLLGFSVTKLWSNVLVESNAKVLVPLLWSRVQVTGQIRLLTGGSICFGLSENPISEFELVAEELLMSDSVIKVYGAFRMYVKVLLMWDSKIQIDGGGKDVVLASMLEARNLVVLKHGSVISSNAALGVYGQGLLNLSGPGDGIKARQLFLSLFYNIEVGPGSVVQAPLDEDVRSSLDALSVCESKTCPSELIAPPDDCHVNSSLSFTLQICRVEDITVGGIVRGSIIHIHRARTVTITDGGAISASELGCKAGIGRGTFLKYGAGGGAGHGGQGGIGIYNGMTSEGGQKYGSAYLPCELGSGSGSLESGDSNAGGGLIVIGSMKWPLARLLIYGSVSSNGENNRDTTGNSSGSFKGGIGGGSGGTILFFLQGLLVEKNSSLSASGGKGGIHGGGGGGGGRIHFHWSNIATGDEFVQIASINGTVASSGGSGNDDGHFGEDGTITGKECPVGLYGTFCTECPVGTYKNVAGSNSSLCTPCSLNALPNRADFIYVRGGVTQPSCPYKCISAKYKMPNCYTPLEEVIYTFGGPWSFAVFLFFAIILLALILSAVRVKIGESEVTYRATSAIHNDAYASSPFLLSLAEVPGASRAEETQSHVHRMYFMGPNTFREPWHLPYSPPESIIGIVYEDAFNRFIDEINLVAAFEWWEGSVHSILAVLAYPCAWSWKQWRRRKKIHRLQEYVKSEYDHSCLRSCRSRALYKGLKVGSTPDLMVAYIDFFLGGDEKRLDVAATIQKRFPMCLIFGGEGSYMSPYHLHSDTLLSNLLGQYVSTAIWNRLVAGLNTQLRTVKQRSIRSTLGPVVSWIKSHGNPQLERHGVRVELGWFQATASGYYQLGIVVAVNENFYKSHHHHEHAPDFGDRSRKNFAVPLLGSKQAVQDQPCTSYGVSRKRLTGGVTGGVINEETLKSLDYKRDYLFPLSLLLQNCRPIGYAETLQLLICVVLVGDFTITLLMLVQYYWISVGAFLAVLLIPPLALLSPFLAGLNALFSRGPKRSSVTRIFTLWNTTSVINIIVAIVYGAMYSGLSSLTVSSVHASNAKSFKGRDDDGWWIMPVVLFVVKSLQARLVNWHIANLEIQDHSLFSPDPDRFWTM; from the exons ATGATTTGCGGCCCGGAGCGCTCGGCCGCGGCGACGCGCCTCGCCTGCTGGGCCGCGCTGCTCGTCGCGTCGGCCGGTCTGATTGGGGGCGGTGGCGGGAGCGGGAGCCACCGCGCCTCCGCGTCGGCGCTGGCGCTGCGGCGCGAGGACAGCCTCGCGCGGCTCCCGTACGGGGTCGTCTgggtcgggggcggcggcgcggaggacccGGAGGCGGACCTGCCGTGCCGGGACGGCGCGGCGAGCGCGCGGACCTGCGAGGAGCTGGGCGGGTCCGGGTCCTTCGACGCGGTCTGCGTCATCGCCTCCAGCACCGCCGCCCTGTCCCGCGACGCCTGCGCGCACGGGAGCGGCAGCGTCGAGATACGCGCCGGGGTGAGCATCGCCTGCCGGGTCCCCGGCTGCCGGCTCGTGTTCAACGTGTCCGGGACCATCGCGGTCGGCGAgcgcgccgagctcgtcgccggctccGTCGGCCTGCACGCCGCCAACGTCTCGCTGGGCCGCGGCTCTGCCGTCAACACCACGGGCCTCGCCGGCGCGCCCCCGCCCCAGACCTCCGGCACGCCGCACGGccccgagggcgccggcggcggccacggcggccgcGGCGCGTCGTGCAAGGTGTCGAACGACACCAACTGGGGCGGTGACGTGTACGCGTGGGCCTTCCTGGACAATCCGTGGAGCTACGGCAGCAAGGGTGGGAGCTTGACCGCTGACGAGAGGCTTGGAGGGGACGGCGGAGGCCGCGTCTTGCTCAGGGCGAGTGACATTTTGACGGTTGATGGAGTTGTGCTTGCTGAAGGAGGCGTGGGCAGTCTCCAAGGGGGCGGTGGGTCTGGTGGGAGCATTATGATCAAGGCTTTCAAGCT ATATGGAAATGGTACAATAAGTGCTGGCGGTGGTAATGGATGGGGCGGAGGAGGTGGTGGGAGGATATCCCTAAAATTTTACAGCATTCAGCAAGATTTGGAAATTATAGCTCATG GTGGACAGAGTTTTGGGTGCCCCCAGAATGCTGGTGCAGCAGGCACAATATATGATAAATCATTGGAGACTCTAAAGGTCAGCAATGGAAACTTCACCACGCATACGGAAACTCCATTGCTGGGTTTCTCAGTGACTAAACTTTGGTCCAATGTGCTTGTCGAGAGCAATGCAAAAGTTCTGGTTCCCTTGCTGTGGTCCAGAGTACAG GTGACAGGGCAAATAAGGCTACTTACTGGGGGTAGCATTTGCTTTGGGTTGTCTGAAAATCCAATTTCAGAGTTTGAACTGGTTGCAGAGGAGCTTCTAATGAGTGACTCTGTTATAAAG GTGTATGGTGCTTTCAGAATGTATGTGAAGGTGCTCTTGATGTGGGATTCGAAGATTCAGATAGATGGTGGGGGTAAGGATGTTGTTCTTGCATCCATGCTtgaggcaagaaaccttgtcgtacTCAAG CATGGGTCAGTGATATCTTCCAATGCTGCTTTGGGAGTTTATGGACAAGGACTTCTTAATTTGAGTGGTCCTGGAGATGGAATCAAAGCACGCCAACTGTTTCTGTCTCTGTTTTACAACATTGAA GTTGGTCCTGGTTCCGTTGTCCAGGCTCCACTGGATGAGGATGTTCGAAGCAGCTT GGATGCACTTTCGGTCTGTGAAAGTAAAACATGCCCTAGTGAGTTAATCGCACCCCCTGATGATTGCCATGTGAACAGCTCCTTGTCATTTACACTACAA ATTTGCCGTGTTGAAGACATAACTGTCGGTGGCATAGTCAGGGGGAGTATAATTCATATTCATCGAGCAAGAACTGTGACTATTACGGATGGTGGCGCAATAAGTGCCTCAGAGTTAG GTTGCAAAGCAGGCATTGGTAGAGGAACATTTCTTAAGTATGGAGCTGGTGGTGGGGCTGGTCATGGAGGCCAGGGTGGTATAGGGATTTACAACGGCATGACAAGTGAAGGAGGTCAAAAATATGGCAGTGCTTATCTTCCATGTGAGCTAGGAAGTGGTAGTGGTTCTCTTGAGTCAGGCGATAGCAATGCTGGTGGGGGATTAATAG TCATTGGGTCGATGAAATGGCCACTTGCAAGATTGTTAATTTATGGTTCTGTGAGCTCTAATGGTGAAAACAATAGAGACACAACTGGAAATTCCAGTGGGTCCTTCAAAGGTGGCATTGGTGGTGGTTCTGGAGGAACAATTCTTTTTTTCCTTCAAGGGCTTCTGGTAGAGAAAAATTCTTCACTGTCAGCATCTGGGGGCAAAGGAGGCATacatggtggaggtggtggtggcggtggcagaATACACTTCCACTGGTCAAATATTGCTACTGGAGACGAATTTGTTCAGATTGCTTCAATCAATGGTACAGTAGCATCAAG TGGAGGTTCCGGTAATGATGATGGGCATTTTGGAGAAGATGGAACAATAACAGGAAAGGAGTGCCCTGTGGGACTATATGGAACATTTTGTACG GAATGCCCAGTTGGAACATATAAAAATGTTGCTGGGTCCAACTCATCTCTCTGCACCCCTTGTTCTTTGAATGCTCTTCCAAACCGTGCTGACTTCATATATGTAAGAG GTGGTGTTACCCAGCCATCCTGCCCGTATAAGTGCATATCTGCTAAGTACAAGATGCCAAATTGTTACACACCACTTGAGGAAGTTATATATACTTTTGGGGGTCCTTGGTCTTTTGCAGTTTTCCTATTCTTTGCAATTATTCTTTTGGCACTCATCTTAAGTGCCGTAAGAGTTAAAATTGGTGAGAGTGAAGTGACGTATCGGGCTACAAGTGCAATCCACAATGATGCCTATGCTTCTTCGCCTTTTTTGCTTTCATTGGCTGAG GTACCTGGGGCCAGCAGGGCAGAAGAAACACAAAGCCATGTGCACAGAATGTACTTCATGGGACCTAATACATTCCGAGAACCGTGGCATCTTCCTTACTCGCCCCCTGAATCTATAATTGGCATTGT GTATGAAGATGCTTTTAATCGTTTTATCGATGAGATAAACTTGGTAGCAGCCTTTGAGTGGTGGGAAGGTTCTGTGCATAGTATACTTGCAGTACTTGCATATCCTTGTGCCTGGTCTTGGAAGCAATGGCGCAGAAGAAAGAAAATCCATCGTCTTCAAGAATACGTTAAATCTGAGTACGACCATTCATGTCTTCGCTCTTGCAGATCACGGGCTCTATATAAAGGGCTGAAG GTTGGTTCAACTCCAGACTTGATGGTCGCTTACATTGATTTCTTTCTGGGAGGTGATGAGAAACGACTTGATGTAGCGGCCACAATCCAGAAGAGGTTTCCAATGTGTTTAATTTTTGGCGGTGAGGGGAGCTATATGTCCCCATACCACCTGCACAGTGATACATTACTGTCAAATCTTCTTGGCCAG TATGTGTCTACTGCGATCTGGAACAGATTAGTAGCTGGCTTGAATACTCAGTTGAGGACAGTAAAGCAACGCAGCATCCGGTCAACTCTGGGCCCGGTTGTTTCTTGGATTAAGAGTCATGGGAATCCCCAACTTGAGCGACATGGTGTTCGAGTAGAGCTAGGGTGGTTTCAGGCCACTGCTTCTGGTTATTACCAGCTAGGTATTGTTGTAGCAGTGAATGAAAACTTCTACAAGAGTCACCACCATCACGAGCATGCCCCAGATTTTGGTGATCGCTCAAG GAAGAATTTTGCAGTTCCACTACTGGGTTCCAAGCAGGCAGTTCAGGATCAGCCTTGCACAAGCTACGGTGTTTCCAGAAAGCGGTTGACAGGCGGAGTGACTGGTGGGGTCATAAACGAAGAGACACTGAAGTCACTGGACTACAAAAGAGACTATCTATTCCCTCTGTCGTTGCTCTTGCAAAATTGCAGGCCTATTGGCTATGCG GAAACATTGCAGTTGCTTATCTGTGTTGTACTTGTGGGTGATTTTACCATCACCTTGCTTATGCTTGTACAATACTACTGGATATCTGTTGGAGCTTTCCTCGCTGTACTGCTTATTCCACCCCTTGCTTTGCTTTCCCCTTTTCTTGCTGGCCTCAATGCACTTTTCAGCCGAGGACCAAAAAGATCTTCTGTCACCCGTATTTTTACACTTTGGAATACTACTTCTGTTATAAACATT ATTGTAGCAATCGTCTATGGTGCTATGTACTCTGGGCTATCTTCTTTGACAGTGTCTTCAGTTCATGCATCAAACGCCAAAAG CTTCAAGGGTAGGGATGATGATGGATGGTGGATAATGCCAGTCGTCTTGTTTGTTGTCAAGTCGCTTCAAGCCAGACTGGTCAACTGGCACATAGCAAATCTGGAGATCCAGGATCATTCCTTGTTTAGCCCTGACCCGGACAGATTCTGGACAATGTAG